The genomic window tgcctcttgaaaaagcgcctttgaaaaagcacaaccatgacttggatggctgagaatctccatggacatccCCAATGGGTGCTCCCCAATCATCCAGAGAAAACTGGAGAAACACCAACAGGCATCAACTCTTgggtggcatttgggaaaaaatgaCACAGAGCTACTGTGAGTGAGGAGTCATGGAGTAAACTGATTATTTGAACTCCTTATAGCTTATAGTGTTCTGGAGATGATCATCACTTGCAATCAATGGAGGCtttaaaaaactgtttttttctccACTCACAAATTcattcacaattttttttcaaacatggTTCCTTGTAGGAATGGGTAGAAGACTTGGACTCTTCCTACTCCATGTGTATGAATTCTATTATGAAGCAGAGAAAAATATAGCCAGGAATTATAGTAATGTACTTATACTTCATCTCTTAGTaacagaggttggttcctaccagttcgcaccagttcggtagaactggtttgtcaaatctaccgaactggttagaagaggttccaccagtggacccagaaagcaggccacacctacagaagaggttccaaatttttttgaaacccaccactgacacacacacagattcacacacacagagaaagacaaagagaaagaaaggaagaaagaaatagagaaaaaaaagaaaaaagaaaaagtgagagatgaaagaaaaaaaggaaaaagggacagagagacaaaaggaaggagagagagagagagagagagagagagagagagagagagagagagagagagagagagagaacacatggccgggaagccactcccacaaaggaggccacacccacagagtaggtttgaacaatttttgaaacccaccactgcttagtaAGTAAATATATAGTTGGATATGTTACTTTCtattacatcatcatcatcattaccatcattatatactttattcgttaaacatgaaactcagtcaactgaacattcaaaaatgtatcacagATATTAactggcactgatggttgatacgggttgctgccagcatcctagatatcGACCAAGCATCTTCCTAAAATGCATGATGTTCCAAATagggcagttttttgcagttcttgtgtgttgcaggaagctgcaatttcttgatgtactgTGTAAAATTCTtagacatggtgccaagtgtcccaaagacaatgggtatcactgtcacgtgtttcatccataatcgggtaATTTTGATGGCCATGttgcaatatttcatgattcttTTCTAGTTCTTTTACTTCGACTCTGGCGTTTCCTAGTAgagcaatatcaataaattgtacactCGGGTTTTGATgactgtgatgatgatgatgatgatatttacTAACCTTATTTGCCAACTATCTCACTCACCGTCTAACCGACACTGGGCAAcacaagttgttttttttaaagcctccgTTGATGCAAATGTTTTTAGGACAACATTTCTCCCTCCCAGAATCCTTGTCTTTATATTTTGCCTTCCTGATTGTTTTTGTGCTACCTGTAGAGATTTTTACCTGGTGATGCTCAAGCTGTGTCTTGTTCTGCTTAACGATGTTTTCTTTTTCCAGCAACTCCTTCTGTTGCCTTTCAAACTCCTCCTTCCCCTAATCAGAAGAAAATTGGGATACAAAAAAAGAATATATCCCATCACACAAACGAACACCTCTTCACAGGGCAGTTAACTAGTTTGTTTAAACAGCAGGTATTTTATTGTGTTTACCCTTGGGTTTTTAATTAGTAGTGAGGAAAAAGTAAATGAGAACAATGAGAACTTATAGTCTGGATAGGATCTTAACAAACAGGAGTTGCACAGCCTGCaaaatgcgtggcacgacaaaaccgcgctcgactaaagcgcgcccgattaaacggcatcgctgatgtcatcaacagggcgacaacagcgagcgcggagaaagaagggcggtttaaatagcgctttgaaagcaagccgattcaagttaaggtaaggcttaggtttagggttaggttaagggttagggttaggtttagggttaggtttagggttaggtttagggtcaggttaagggttaggtttagggttaggtttaggattaggtttaggggggttaggtttaggggttaattttaggtttagcgtttacagcgtgcttttttctccgcgctgttgtcacgctgtgatgacgtcagctacgtgatttcgtcgagcgccctttagtcgaatgcggttttgtggtggaacctgcgaAATGGCAGGGGAGGCACTAAAGGGTTTTGTGCATTCTGTCATACGGATGgagctttttcatttttatttctattgacCTGATGATGGTCCAGCTGCATTTTATACTGCTTAATAACATTTTGACATGAGAGTGGCTAGTTAGGACATATCTCTGGAACCCACAACCCAACTGGTAGACAATTTCTATTCTCTGCTGAACAAGTAGGGAGAATGGAGTAGGGAAAGACAATAATTACTCACTGGCTAGAAAATGAAAGAGATGGCGGATCCATAACACAGATCTTAGAGAAGTTACAATCTCTAAggagttgccataaagaagagggagtcaagctattctccaaaactcctgaaggcgggacaagaaggaaaggatggaaactaaccaaggacagaagcaacctagaactaaggagaaatttcctgacaattaatcagtggaacaacttgcctccagaagttgtgaatgctcgaacattggaagtttttaagaagagattggacatttatctgaaatggtataagatctcctacctgagcagggggttggactagaagaacttcaAGGTCCTGTTTAACTGTTATTTAATCAGGGTTAAAATATCCTGAACTATCATGTATCTCAATATAGAAAAGACACTTTCGTTCCTCACCCATTAATCAGGTTTGGGGCATTCATGATTGAAACAAGGAAAATTAAGTGAAAAGCAACTGACTTGGGAAGTTCATTTCTAATGGGTGTGTCTATGACCACTTCAGGCATAGTTTGAAAGGACAGTTAGAAGATGGATATTATCCGCTATGGGTAAAAGTATAGCAACAACAAAGAAGGGCAGCATCTTATAAACATCCCAGAAGCCTCTGGATCAGGGgtctctccaaccttggcaatgttaagcctagcggacttcaactcccagaattccccagccagcaaagctgtcgggggaattctgggagttgacgtccgccagtcttaacgttgccaaggttggagacccctgctctggcTGACACCTCTAGAAAAGGTAGGTGGGACTCACCTGTAAGTGCACATAATCATAATCATCCATCCAGCTCTTCTCTAAGCTATTATTGCTGTTGCATTGGTAAGGCTGGTTTTTAGAAAGGAGCGGTGATAGAGAAGTGCAGTGGTCCTGGTTTTTATCTCCAGGGTGCAACGTTAGAGCCTGAGGGTTATCATACACATAATCAGCAGCAGGGTTCATGCCCTCAGGTGCGTTTTTTATGGAGGAGCTGCAAGGTCCTTGTTTGAAGAGCACCTCAGCGTTGACACTGACGCTGGTGGTCAGCTGCTTGGCATCATCTGGGATCGTCCTTGCCACCATGACAAAACGATCCAGGTCATCACACTTATTCTGAGGCTTGTTGACTGCTAGGACATTCAAGGACCAGCTGCAATTACTGAGGTCATGGCTAGTCTGGGTCAAAATCTGGTAGGAATCTTCCAGCCTCTGCAGCTCCCTCCTCATTTTATTGTAGAGGCTAAGTTCCGGCAGGTAGGAAGCGTTGGCGGTGGCCCCCTTGGCGAAATGGAGGTAGTCGACCAGGGACTGCTCCACTTTGTCAACCGCGGTATGTATCTTGTTGATGTGTTTCTCCATGTTCTCGTACGACCGCCAGTCGGGATGGATGAAGGCCATCAAACTGGAGACAGCGTTTTCCACTGTGTTCTGATTCCAATAGAGTCTCTCGATGGCCGAGTCGGGATCCAGAACGATTCTTCTGTCGTGAGAAGGACTAGCTGACAAAGAAGATTCCTTCGATGTTGTGGAAGAAGTGGACATGTTGCTCCGGGTGCTCCCTGTGCTTGAAAAAGACAGCCGGTTTATCCCATCGGTGACATCCTGTAGCCTTTTAATGTCCTGTGTGACCTGTGGAGGGACGTCAtatattccttcttttccatCTGGATTCAGACTTTCACCGAATGCTAGATGCTGTCCAGGAAAGGGAATTCCCCGAGGGGTGTCATAAATATCTGCCTGGGGAACTATTTGCTGTCCAACAAAGTGAGTTTGGTGGCTCACTGGAACATCATAGAGCCCTTGTTGGAGTGGTGTCAGTTCAGAAGAGATGGCTGCcttggctgtggaaggagggacGTCATATACACCTTCTGAGCTCGCTTCATGCTTTACGCCAGCAGCCAAATCAGGGATTCCTTCTCTAGCATCCATATCATTTCTGAATGAGGAAGAGGGATTGGTACAGATCTGGAACACAACAGGCAAACTTAAGTTATTAGGCTAaaagaagtagcaatagcacttaccatagcgcttcatagtgctttacagcggttcaccgacaaatgcgcgcacgacaaaagcacgccgacaaaaccgcggcgagaaaacagcAAGTTTGAAATTGCGCCTACAACAGGGCGCCAACAAACAatgcgaaaacaaggtaataatcctaaccctaaccctaaccttacctTAACCTAATCAcgtttttgtcggcgcgctgttgtgggtgcgatttcAAACTTGCCGTTTTCttgctgcggttttgtcgtgcgcgcatttgttgggtcacgctttACAgtcatctctaagcggtttacagagcatattgtccataacaatctgggtccttgttttactgacctcagaaggatggatggctgagtcaatcttgagctggtcaggatcgaactgctggcagtcagcagaattagcctgcaatactgcattctaaccactgtgccaccacgactcTCCGCGACATTAAATTATCAAATGCATATATGATTACCATTTACATGGACCATAAGCAGAGTTACTAGATGGAAGAGCTATTTCTGACTGAATATGGTCAAATCCCAGAAAAATAATGTAATTGTTTGAAAGTGGCCAGGGAAAGTTGATATTGGCCCGGAAAGCAATGATTTGAGATGGTTTTCCTACAGCGCAGTTAACCTGAACATTATGAAATATATGAGCAGTTGGAGACATGTTTCTGAATTGCAATCTGTCAAACTCAAAGAGAAGAGCTCAACAAACATCAAATCTTGTACAGTGGATATCTGGCACAAAAAATGACAACCTACTTACACTTACAAGGAtacaatagcaaaagcaatagcaatagcagttagacttatataccgcttcatagggctttcagccctctctaagcagtttacagagtcagcatatcgcccccaacaacaatccgggtcctcattttacccacctcggaaggatggaaggctgagtcaaccctgagccggtgagatttgaacagccgaactgcagtcagctgaagtagcctgcagtgctgcactctaaccactgcaccacctcggctctacactgACTACTACTTACACTTCAAGGATACTAAGACATGCTCTGCATAAAGACTATTACAAATTGAGCCAGTTTAAGTGTCAGCCTAA from Thamnophis elegans isolate rThaEle1 chromosome 8, rThaEle1.pri, whole genome shotgun sequence includes these protein-coding regions:
- the NEDD9 gene encoding enhancer of filamentation 1, giving the protein MKYKNLMARALYDNVPECAEELAFRKGDILTVIEQNTEGLEGWWLCSLHGRQGIVPGNRVKLLVGPVQENPSHHQDLPNSGLATQSPNQQKVYQVPNAHSSPRDPIYQVPPSYLNQGIYQVPTAHDVYQVPSSGQRSFGGVDAGNKVVTPVRSGQGYVYEFPSKYQTDTYDIPPVRPLQGIYDVPPGSVKSPPQGAQMSDMKSQGIYDVPPTKGICTNPSSSFRNDMDAREGIPDLAAGVKHEASSEGVYDVPPSTAKAAISSELTPLQQGLYDVPVSHQTHFVGQQIVPQADIYDTPRGIPFPGQHLAFGESLNPDGKEGIYDVPPQVTQDIKRLQDVTDGINRLSFSSTGSTRSNMSTSSTTSKESSLSASPSHDRRIVLDPDSAIERLYWNQNTVENAVSSLMAFIHPDWRSYENMEKHINKIHTAVDKVEQSLVDYLHFAKGATANASYLPELSLYNKMRRELQRLEDSYQILTQTSHDLSNCSWSLNVLAVNKPQNKCDDLDRFVMVARTIPDDAKQLTTSVSVNAEVLFKQGPCSSSIKNAPEGMNPAADYVYDNPQALTLHPGDKNQDHCTSLSPLLSKNQPYQCNSNNSLEKSWMDDYDYVHLQGKEEFERQQKELLEKENIVKQNKTQLEHHQLNQFQRLEQEITKPVENDISKWKSPQSLHPTKNLVATQERQLLLFYSEQCETHFNSLLNAIDAFFSCISAAQPPRIFVAHSKFVILSAHKLVFIGDTLTRQLTTQEMRNSIMNSSNQLCDLLKSIVMSTKVAALNYPSTSTLQDMVDRVTDLSHYAQLFKCSLVHMASY